The genomic segment CCCTGGTTCCAACCGCATTCGGGAACTCTGGTCTGGATGATTTTTCTTGTGGCAGGCATCATCGCAGCCTTATTCCTCTGGAAGTTTCTTCTGCGCGCGCAGGAACGCGTTGGAAAAAGAAAATATCCGCTGCTCTGGGCTATGGGATCCTTGCTTGTTGCTGTGCTGATCCCTCTCCTTCTGACGCAGAGCGGCCCGTTCACGGTTGACAATCCGGAGATGGGCAAGTTCAATTTTGAGGGCGGATATCTTGTCTCTGCAAACTTTATGGCGGTCCTGATCGCGCTCGTTGTCTATACAGCATCCTATATCGCAGAAATCGTCCGGGCCGGCATTCAGTCCGTTTCAGCGGGCCAGCGGGAAGCAGCAAGGGCTCTTGGATTGAAGAGCTCGACGACGATGCGGCTTGTTGTGCTGCCGCAGGCTTTCCGTGTGATTGTGCCACCGATGACCAATCAATATCTGAATCTGACGAAAAATTCGAGTCTGGCCATCGCCGTCGGATATCGTGATATTGTGTCCATTGCCAATCCGATCATGAGCCAGACCGGACATGTTGTTGAGATGATCACAATTATGATCCTTGTCTACTTAATTATCAGCATCATTACATCGATACTGATGAACCTGTTTAATAAAAAAACGCAGATCGTTGAGAGGTGAGACGGATATGGAGACCCCATTTAGCAAAAGCGGGAACACGCAGGAAGATCTGCCGCCGAAAACAAAACCGGGTATTGGCGGCTGGCTGAAAAAAAATCTGTTCAGCAGCTGGTACAATACTTTACTCACAATTCTGTTTGCTGTTCTGCTGTATTTCATTGGAAAAGGGACATTCGGCTGGTTCATTGACCATGCAGAGTGGGCGGTCATCCGTAATAATTATAAATTATTCATGGCCGGGCAGTATCCGCCTGACCAAATCTGGAGACTGTGGACCTGTCTTGGCATCATATCTGCTCTGTTCGGCATTTCCGCAGGCGTCTGGAAGGGTACCGCACGGCATCTGGCAGTCGTGTTCTGCCTGATCTGCCTGCTGCATCTGTTGATGCCTTTTATCTCGGCATCTTCAAAAATAGCGCTCGCTGTGCTGATTGCAGTGACTGTTGTCGGTTACTTTGCCGGTCCACTGGTACCGAAGGGCAGGGCTGTGGCTATTGCCGGATGGCTGTTATCTTTTCCGGTCAGCGTTTTCCTGATTGATGGCTTTGGTGTGCTGACACCGGTCGGGACGAATCTATGGGGCGGCCTGCTCCTGACCATACTCCTGTCGATTGTCGCCATCGTGTTTGCTTTCCCAATCGGTATACTTGCTGCGCTTGGCAGAACGAGCAGACTTCCAGTCATTAAATATTTCTGTATTATTTATATCGAAGCCGTCCGCGGGGTGCCGCTGATTACCGTTTTCTTTATGGCTTCACTCGTCATCCCGCTGTTCCTGCCTGAGGGGCTGAATATCGATGCCGTGATACGGGCGATGATCGGAGCGACTCTGTTTACTGCTGCCTACATGGCTGAATATGTCCGCGGTGGTCTCCAGGCCATTCCGAAAGGGCAGCGTGAGGCAGCTAAGGCTATCGGACTCAACCCGGTACAAACCAATTTATTAATCATTCTACCTCAGGCGCTGCGGACCATCATTCCTGCGCTTGTCGGACAGAGCATCTCACTGTTCAAAGATACATCACTGGTATCGATCGTCGGCCTCGTCGATCTGCTGGGCATTGCTCAGACGGTACGCTCAAATCCGTCATACCTCGGGCATGCGATGGAAGTATTCCTTTTCGTTGCACTTGTCTACTGGGTCATTGCCTCAGCGATGTCTTACACAAGCCGTCGTCTGGAACGAACACTGGGCGTTGGCAAACGATGATCATGACAAATCCTATAGAATCCAGGAGTCATTACAGGTATCCGGATCCAACCGGGAATTCTTCTGGATTGAGCGCTTACTACTAATATACGAGGAGGAAGAATGATGGGACAGAATAGCCCTCAGCCGTCAGCCGATAATGAAAAAAATCAGATATTGATCGAATGCAAAAAGATAAATAAATGGTATGGCAAGCATCATGTGCTCAAAGATGTATCCCTGAACGTACACAAAGGCGAAGTACTCGTTATCCTCGGGCCTTCCGGTTCCGGAAAATCAACGTTTATCCGAACGATTAATGGCCTGGAAGAAATTCAGCAGGGAGACATCACAATTAACGGGATCGGCCTGTCCCATGATGTCCGGGATATCGAAGCGATACGCAAAGAAACCGGCATGGTGTTCCAGCAATTCAATCTGTTCCCGCATATGACCATTCTCAAAAATATCACGCTCGCTCCGATCTGGGTGAAAAAGAAGCCAAAAGCGGAGGCGGAGAAACTGGCCAGAGAACTGCTGGAACGTGTCGGCATTCCGGAACAGGCCGGTAAGTATCCAGGGCAGCTCTCCGGCGGGCAGCAGCAGCGTGTCGCCATCGCCAGGGCGCTTGCCATGCAGCCGCAAATCATGCTGTTTGACGAACCCACCTCTGCTCTTGACCCGGAAATGATTAAAGAAGTTCTGGATGTCATGAAGGAGCTCGCTGAAAGTGGCATGACGATGATTGTCGTGACCCACGAAATGGGCTTCGCCCGCGAGGTGGCCGACCGAATCGTGTTCTTCGATAACGGTGAGATTATCGAAACCGGAAAACCGGAGACCCTTTTTGATCATCCGGAACACGAACGGACCAAACTGTTTTTATCGAGAATTCTATAAGCCTGTCCGAATGTGATCGGTGACAGGCAGGAACAGTGGCAGCCAATGTTCCTGCCTGCTGCTCTTTGTTTATTGGTTCAGACATCTGTCAGGAGCGAGCTTATGGGCGTATTCAGTTTTCTTTTTTTCTCATTGTTCATTTGTTGTTAACCGTACAGCCTGTTTAAATGAGCGATTTCAGACTGCACGTTTCCCGGCAAGAGCGGAGCATTGTCATCGGGGACGAACCGCTGCATTCGTGTTAAATAGATAACCAAAAGCCAACCATCAGAAAGAAAGGTTCCTGGCATGCCGGATTTTCATCACAACTGGCCGTATGAATGCGTCATGGATGATATTTATTTTGCGGAGTGCCCGTCAGAGCCTTTATCCCAAAGCACTTAACAAACGTATAACAAACAAACCCCACGTCAAATAGCAAAATACCAATCATTTGAATGTGGGAGCAGTTCCGAGCTGGCAGAATAATTTGAACTATTGAATATAAGGATTATTTGGATCGTACGGATCATCGTTTTTGATATAATAAGCGATAAATGTAAATGCCATATCCAGTGATCGAACAGTGTAATTCTCTCTTCTCAGTCTTCGATCATTTGGACAATAATGGCAATGATGGGGTTCGGTTTTTGTCTTTAGTGAAGGGGCAGTACCAGGAGCATCATGCGGCTCGTTTCCCCAACTAATAATGTGACTTAGCTGGATACCTTTTATCGGATAAAAACATTTCCATTCATAATTATACCCTTTGACCAATCCTTGACCATCATATCTTTCTACAAAATGCATTCCGGTTATTCCATAATTATGATGCTTTTTTAATGGGATCCATCCTTCAATTTCTCTTGTTGAATTTTTAAATACTAGTGTATGGCATTGTGGATATTGAGGATATTCTTGAAATAGATCACTATATTTTTGGGTTATATTATATATGTTTGCTGGACTTAGTAAAGAAGGCGCTTCATGAGTATTCATTTCTCTTTAGTTTCCTTTAGAATCTCTGATCGTTCTTCTTCCAGGTCTCGCCAATGCCAATAGTCAGTGGTATCGTCCATTTCGTCACCATTATAACCCTTAAAAGCTTCTGAAAAATGCTCACAACTATATTTGGCTTGCAACTTTTTTATCTCTTCATTGATCTCAATTAATCGATCATGAGGAGACTGAGAAATAGATTTCTTTTTTTGATAGATCATTTGCATCTTAAGACTATATGCAGGATTGTTCCAGAGCTCGACAGCAAATTTAGGAACTTTTTTATGCTGCGCTGTATGCGCTGTTTCTAAACCGTTTCGGACATATTTATTGAATGTTACTCTTGATATATTTAACTGGTCTGCAGTCTCTTTTGGTGTCAGAAGATAATCCTCTTTGTATTCAAAAATGATATGCTTTCCACCGAATTCTAAAAACAAAAATTCTAAGTCAATCTTTAGTTTACCAAACTCCAAATCAGAGACATCTGGATGAGATATAGCAAAACGATTTACCCAGTCGATGAGCATATCAAGCTTTTGTACTTGCATGGTATAACGATAATTTTTAAACGAATCGATCATTTCCTGGGTATCTACGTTAATACTTAAAATTTTATTACTAAATATATGTTGGAATTTAAGAATGAGTGTAGAAAATACGCCTTCCAGGCCTTCGTATACAGCGTCAGCCTCTCGATGATCGATACCGTGTTTGATTTCTTCTTTGGTTTTATCCAAAATAGCTGATGGCATTTTTATCATCTCCTTTACCTCCATTTTATGCTTAGTTAACGATTTGTCAATATCGTTAACCAGTGTATTCATTTAAATATTTTTTATACATGAGGCTAACTTGAGTCTAGAAAATGTTGTTAAGATGTGAGAAAATAGACCTTAATGCTGAACAAGTGGAGATGACGATACAGCCGCTAATCTCATTTCATAACAATTAAAGGCAGAAGTCGAATATTATGAGCAAATTAAACGTGGGTCGTTTTTTAATCTAGTATATAAATTCACCGATATTGGTAAGACATTAATCGCATATAGAATTTATTTGAATTTCCCACAAGTCGAATTAGCTAATCGGCTAAAGGTAAGTGAAGCTCAAATTTCCAGAGATACTACGGTGCATACTGAAAAAATTGAAAATGTTATGAGAGCTATGGAAATGAAGGTTACGATAAATATAGAAATTACAGATGAATTAGGGGCATAGTTGCTGGCAACTCAATCCATTGGTTCACGGTAACCATGCAGGACATAT from the Sporolactobacillus sp. Y61 genome contains:
- a CDS encoding ABC transporter permease subunit (The N-terminal region of this protein, as described by TIGR01726, is a three transmembrane segment that identifies a subfamily of ABC transporter permease subunits, which specificities that include histidine, arginine, glutamine, glutamate, L-cystine (sic), the opines (in Agrobacterium) octopine and nopaline, etc.), which translates into the protein MAKKAKVETSTPFWRDNRIIPILLQTGFAVAVVLAAWYLISNAISGLRAQGLNLGLGFLQNAASFTIEESMIDFQPTDTYLRAILVGILNTLKVAVIGIALTTILGVLIGIGRLSDNWLVRKICGMYVEIIRNTPLLVQMVIWYFAVFLQLPKIENSMHIGPVYLNNRGAAIPWFQPHSGTLVWMIFLVAGIIAALFLWKFLLRAQERVGKRKYPLLWAMGSLLVAVLIPLLLTQSGPFTVDNPEMGKFNFEGGYLVSANFMAVLIALVVYTASYIAEIVRAGIQSVSAGQREAARALGLKSSTTMRLVVLPQAFRVIVPPMTNQYLNLTKNSSLAIAVGYRDIVSIANPIMSQTGHVVEMITIMILVYLIISIITSILMNLFNKKTQIVER
- a CDS encoding amino acid ABC transporter permease, with protein sequence METPFSKSGNTQEDLPPKTKPGIGGWLKKNLFSSWYNTLLTILFAVLLYFIGKGTFGWFIDHAEWAVIRNNYKLFMAGQYPPDQIWRLWTCLGIISALFGISAGVWKGTARHLAVVFCLICLLHLLMPFISASSKIALAVLIAVTVVGYFAGPLVPKGRAVAIAGWLLSFPVSVFLIDGFGVLTPVGTNLWGGLLLTILLSIVAIVFAFPIGILAALGRTSRLPVIKYFCIIYIEAVRGVPLITVFFMASLVIPLFLPEGLNIDAVIRAMIGATLFTAAYMAEYVRGGLQAIPKGQREAAKAIGLNPVQTNLLIILPQALRTIIPALVGQSISLFKDTSLVSIVGLVDLLGIAQTVRSNPSYLGHAMEVFLFVALVYWVIASAMSYTSRRLERTLGVGKR
- a CDS encoding amino acid ABC transporter ATP-binding protein encodes the protein MGQNSPQPSADNEKNQILIECKKINKWYGKHHVLKDVSLNVHKGEVLVILGPSGSGKSTFIRTINGLEEIQQGDITINGIGLSHDVRDIEAIRKETGMVFQQFNLFPHMTILKNITLAPIWVKKKPKAEAEKLARELLERVGIPEQAGKYPGQLSGGQQQRVAIARALAMQPQIMLFDEPTSALDPEMIKEVLDVMKELAESGMTMIVVTHEMGFAREVADRIVFFDNGEIIETGKPETLFDHPEHERTKLFLSRIL
- a CDS encoding DUF6516 family protein encodes the protein MNTHEAPSLLSPANIYNITQKYSDLFQEYPQYPQCHTLVFKNSTREIEGWIPLKKHHNYGITGMHFVERYDGQGLVKGYNYEWKCFYPIKGIQLSHIISWGNEPHDAPGTAPSLKTKTEPHHCHYCPNDRRLRRENYTVRSLDMAFTFIAYYIKNDDPYDPNNPYIQ
- a CDS encoding DNA-binding protein; this encodes MIKMPSAILDKTKEEIKHGIDHREADAVYEGLEGVFSTLILKFQHIFSNKILSINVDTQEMIDSFKNYRYTMQVQKLDMLIDWVNRFAISHPDVSDLEFGKLKIDLEFLFLEFGGKHIIFEYKEDYLLTPKETADQLNISRVTFNKYVRNGLETAHTAQHKKVPKFAVELWNNPAYSLKMQMIYQKKKSISQSPHDRLIEINEEIKKLQAKYSCEHFSEAFKGYNGDEMDDTTDYWHWRDLEEERSEILKETKEK